The Phyllostomus discolor isolate MPI-MPIP mPhyDis1 chromosome 4, mPhyDis1.pri.v3, whole genome shotgun sequence genome window below encodes:
- the PSMB8 gene encoding proteasome subunit beta type-8 yields MALQAVCGAPRGQSEDWASPLWGSRHCSDPGHYSFSMRSPELALPRGMQPTEFFQSLGGNGERNVQIEMAHGTTTLAFKFQHGVIVAVDSRASAGNYIDTLRVKKVIEINPYLLGTMSGCAADCQYWERLLAKECRLYYLRNGERISVSAASKLLSNMMCQYRGMGLSMGSMICGWDKKGPGLYYVDENGTRFSGRMFSTGSGNSYAYGVMDSGYRPNLSPEEAYDLGRRAIVHATHRDSYSGGVVNMYHMKEDGWVKVESTDVSDLMHQYREASQ; encoded by the exons ATGGCGCTGCAGGCGGTGTGCGGAGCCCCCCGAGGACAGTCGGAGGACTGGGCTTCCCCCCTTTGGGGAAGCCGGCATTGCTCGGACCCAGGACACTACAGTTTCTCTATGCGATCTCCGGAGCTCGCCCTCCCCCGGGGAATGCAG CCCACTGAATTCTTCCAGTCTCTGGgtgggaatggagaaagaaacGTTCAGATTGAGATGGCCCATGGCACTACCACCCTCGCCTTCAAGTTCCAACATGGAGTGATTGTGGCTGTGGATTCTCGGGCTTCCGCTGGGAATTACATTG ACACCTTAAGGGTGAAAAAGGTGATTGAGATTAACCCTTACCTGCTGGGCACCATGTCTGGCTGTGCAGCGGACTGTCAGTACTGGGAGCGGCTGCTGGCGAAGGAGTGCAG GCTGTATTATCTGCGAAATGGCGAGCGGATCTCAGTGTCAGCAGCCTCCAAACTGCTCTCCAACATGATGTGTCAGTACCGGGGCATGGGCCTCTCCATGGGCAGCATGATCTGTGGCTGGGACAAGAAG GGTCCTGGACTCTACTACGTGGATGAAAATGGGACTCGGTTCTCTGGAAGAATGTTCTCCACTGGTAGTGGGAACAGCTATGCCTATGGGGTCATGGATAGTGGCTACCGGCCCAATCTTAGCCCTGAAGAGGCCTATGACCTGGGCCGTAGGGCTATTGTTCATGCTACCCACCGAGACAGCTATTCTGGAGGCGTTGTCAATA TGTACCACATGAAGGAGGATGGCTGGGTGAAGGTGGAAAGTACAGATGTCAGTGACTTGATGCACCAGTACCGGGAGGCCAGTCAGTAA
- the TAP1 gene encoding antigen peptide transporter 1 isoform X2 produces MAIPFFTGRLTDWILQDGTDAAFTQNITLMCILTIASAVLEFLSDGIYNCTMGHVHSRLQSEVFGAVLRQETEFFQQNQTGAITSRITEDTSTLSESLSEKLSLLLWYLVRGLCLLGLMLWGSLSLTVVTLVALPLLFLLPEKLGKWYQVLAAQVQESLAKSSQVAIEVLSAMPTVRSFANEEGEAQKFRQKQQEMKALNQKEALAYAVNLWTTSISGMLLKVVILYIGGQLVTSGVVSSGNLVTFVLYQMQFTSAVEVLLSTYPSVLKAVGSSEKIFEYMDRIPCCPANGVLTPANLEGLVQFQDVSFAYPNRPDVPVLQGLTFTLRPGEVMALVGPNGSGKSTVAALLQNLYQPTEGKLLLDGKPLPQYEHHYLHRQVAAVGQEPVLFGRSFQENIAYGLIQKPTMEEVIAAAVESRAHSFISGLPQGYSTEVGEAGSQLSGGQRQAVALARALIRKPRVLILDDATSALDANNQLWVEQLLYQSPERCSRSVLLITQCLSLVEKADHILFLEGGTICEAGTHQQLMMNRKRYWTMVQAPGGLGAPE; encoded by the exons ATGGCCATTCCATTCTTCACCGGCCGCCTCACTGATTGGATTCTACAAGATGGGACAGACGCTGCCTTCACTCAAAACATAACTCTCATGTGCATTCTCACCATAGCCAG tGCAGTGCTGGAGTTCCTGAGTGATGGGATCTACAACTGCACCATGGGCCACGTGCACAGCCGCTTGCAGAGCGAGGTGTTCGGTGCCGTCCTCCGCCAGGAAACAGAGTTTTTCCAACAGAACCAAACAG GAGCCATCACATCTCGGATAACAGAGGATACGTCCACCCTGAGCGAGTCTCTGAGTGAGAAGCTGAGCCTATTGCTGTGGTACCTGGTGCGGGGGCTGTGTCTCTTGGGGCTCATGCTCTGGGGATCACTGTCCCTCACCGTCGTCACCCTAGTTGCCTTGCCTCTGCTTTTCCTCCTGCCTGAGAAGCTGGGGAAGTGGTACCAG GTACTGGCAGCACAGGTGCAGGAATCTCTGGCAAAGTCCAGCCAGGTGGCCATTGAAGTTTTGTCAGCTATGCCTACGGTCCGGAGCTTTGCCAACGAGGAGGGTGAGGCCCAGAAGTTCAGGCAAAAACAGCAGGAAATGAAGGCACTCAACCAGAAAGAGGCCCTGGCCTATGCAGTTAACCTCTGGACTACCAGT ATCTCAGGGATGCTGCTGAAGGTGGTAATCCTCTATATTGGCGGGCAGCTGGTGACAAGTGGGGTTGTGAGCAGTGGGAACCTTGTCACATTTGTCCTCTACCAGATGCAGTTCACCTCAGCCGTTGAG GTACTGCTCTCCACCTACCCCAGTGTGCTGAAGGCTGTGGGCTcctcagagaaaatatttgagtaCATGGACCGGATCCCTTGCTGCCCAGCCAATGGTGTGTTGACTCCTGCAAACTTGGAGGGTCTTGTTCAGTTCCAGGATGTCTCCTTCGCCTACCCCAATCGCCCAGATGTCCCAGTGCTGCAG GGGCTGACGTTCACCCTGCGTCCTGGTGAGGTGATGGCACTGGTGGGGCCCAATGGGTCTGGGAAGAGCACAGTGGCCGCCCTGCTGCAGAATCTGTACCAGCCCACTGAGGGGAAGCTGCTGCTGGATGGGAAGCCCCTGCCCCAATATGAACACCACTACCTGCACCGACAG GTAGCTGCAGTGGGACAAGAACCAGTGTTATTTGGAAGAAGTTTCCAAGAAAATATCGCTTATGGCCTGATCCAGAAGCCAACTATGGAGGAAGTCATAGCTGCTGCAGTGGAGTCCAGGGCCCACAGTTTCATCTCTGGACTCCCTCAGGGCTACAGCACAG AGGTAGGCGAGGCTGGGAGCCAGCTATCAGGGGGTCAGCGACAGGCAGTGGCCTTGGCTCGAGCATTGATCCGAAAACCACGTGTACTCATCCTAGACGATGCTACCAGTGCCCTGGATGCAAACAACCAGTTATGG GTGGAGCAGCTCCTCTATCAAAGTCCTGAGCGGTGCTCCAGGTCTGTGCTTCTCATCACCCAATGTCTCAGCTTGGTGGAAAAGGCTGACCACATCCTCTTCCTGGAAGGAGGCACCATCTGCGAGGCAGGAACGCACCAGCAGCTCATGATGAACAGGAAACGCTACTGGACGATGGTGCAGGCTCCTGGTGGGTTAGGTGCTCCAGAATGA
- the TAP1 gene encoding antigen peptide transporter 1 isoform X1 yields the protein MASSGSPAPCGCLCLSRASLAWLGAALLLLADWVLLRPALPRVSSLLVPAALPLLRVWVVGLSRWAGLWLGARGVLGATAGTKSESRGVQGWLPSLEPLAAALGLALPGLALFRELSSWRGPRDADSTGLLHWGSRLDVFALSYAAALPAAALWLKLRSLWVRGCRGSSGDVVRRLLGCLGSEIRRLPPFLVLLILSCLGEMAIPFFTGRLTDWILQDGTDAAFTQNITLMCILTIASAVLEFLSDGIYNCTMGHVHSRLQSEVFGAVLRQETEFFQQNQTGAITSRITEDTSTLSESLSEKLSLLLWYLVRGLCLLGLMLWGSLSLTVVTLVALPLLFLLPEKLGKWYQVLAAQVQESLAKSSQVAIEVLSAMPTVRSFANEEGEAQKFRQKQQEMKALNQKEALAYAVNLWTTSISGMLLKVVILYIGGQLVTSGVVSSGNLVTFVLYQMQFTSAVEVLLSTYPSVLKAVGSSEKIFEYMDRIPCCPANGVLTPANLEGLVQFQDVSFAYPNRPDVPVLQGLTFTLRPGEVMALVGPNGSGKSTVAALLQNLYQPTEGKLLLDGKPLPQYEHHYLHRQVAAVGQEPVLFGRSFQENIAYGLIQKPTMEEVIAAAVESRAHSFISGLPQGYSTEVGEAGSQLSGGQRQAVALARALIRKPRVLILDDATSALDANNQLWVEQLLYQSPERCSRSVLLITQCLSLVEKADHILFLEGGTICEAGTHQQLMMNRKRYWTMVQAPGGLGAPE from the exons ATGGCTAGCTCAGGGTCCCCCGCTCCGTGCGGGTGCCTCTGCCTCTCTCGAGCTTCCCTCGCGTGGCTGGGGGCAGCCCTGCTGCTTCTCGCCGACTGGGTGCTGCTCCGGCCGGCGCTGCCCAGAGTATCGTCCCTGCTGGTGCCCGCCGCTTTGCCGCTGCTCCGGGTCTGGGTGGTGGGCCTGAgccgctgggctgggctgtggctgggggCCCGTGGGGTCCTCGGGGCCACAGCTGGCACCAAGAGTGAAAGCAGAGGAGTCCAGGGATGGCTGCCTTCTTTGGAGCCACTGGCGGCGGCTTTGGGCTTGGCCCTGCCGGGACTTGCCTTGTTCCGTGAACTGAGCTCGTGGAGAGGCCCCAGGGACGCCGACAGCACCGGGCTACTGCACTGGGGAAGTCGCCTCGACGTCTTCGCCCTAAGCTATGCGGCGGCACTGCCCGCAGCTGCCCTGTGGCTTAAACTTAGGAGCCTTTGGGTGCGGGGATGCCGCGGCAGTTCAGGAGACGTTGTGCGTCGGCTTCTAGGCTGCCTGGGCTCAGAGATACGCCGCCTTCCGCCCTTTCTGGTCCTATTGATCCTCTCCTGTCTTG gcgAGATGGCCATTCCATTCTTCACCGGCCGCCTCACTGATTGGATTCTACAAGATGGGACAGACGCTGCCTTCACTCAAAACATAACTCTCATGTGCATTCTCACCATAGCCAG tGCAGTGCTGGAGTTCCTGAGTGATGGGATCTACAACTGCACCATGGGCCACGTGCACAGCCGCTTGCAGAGCGAGGTGTTCGGTGCCGTCCTCCGCCAGGAAACAGAGTTTTTCCAACAGAACCAAACAG GAGCCATCACATCTCGGATAACAGAGGATACGTCCACCCTGAGCGAGTCTCTGAGTGAGAAGCTGAGCCTATTGCTGTGGTACCTGGTGCGGGGGCTGTGTCTCTTGGGGCTCATGCTCTGGGGATCACTGTCCCTCACCGTCGTCACCCTAGTTGCCTTGCCTCTGCTTTTCCTCCTGCCTGAGAAGCTGGGGAAGTGGTACCAG GTACTGGCAGCACAGGTGCAGGAATCTCTGGCAAAGTCCAGCCAGGTGGCCATTGAAGTTTTGTCAGCTATGCCTACGGTCCGGAGCTTTGCCAACGAGGAGGGTGAGGCCCAGAAGTTCAGGCAAAAACAGCAGGAAATGAAGGCACTCAACCAGAAAGAGGCCCTGGCCTATGCAGTTAACCTCTGGACTACCAGT ATCTCAGGGATGCTGCTGAAGGTGGTAATCCTCTATATTGGCGGGCAGCTGGTGACAAGTGGGGTTGTGAGCAGTGGGAACCTTGTCACATTTGTCCTCTACCAGATGCAGTTCACCTCAGCCGTTGAG GTACTGCTCTCCACCTACCCCAGTGTGCTGAAGGCTGTGGGCTcctcagagaaaatatttgagtaCATGGACCGGATCCCTTGCTGCCCAGCCAATGGTGTGTTGACTCCTGCAAACTTGGAGGGTCTTGTTCAGTTCCAGGATGTCTCCTTCGCCTACCCCAATCGCCCAGATGTCCCAGTGCTGCAG GGGCTGACGTTCACCCTGCGTCCTGGTGAGGTGATGGCACTGGTGGGGCCCAATGGGTCTGGGAAGAGCACAGTGGCCGCCCTGCTGCAGAATCTGTACCAGCCCACTGAGGGGAAGCTGCTGCTGGATGGGAAGCCCCTGCCCCAATATGAACACCACTACCTGCACCGACAG GTAGCTGCAGTGGGACAAGAACCAGTGTTATTTGGAAGAAGTTTCCAAGAAAATATCGCTTATGGCCTGATCCAGAAGCCAACTATGGAGGAAGTCATAGCTGCTGCAGTGGAGTCCAGGGCCCACAGTTTCATCTCTGGACTCCCTCAGGGCTACAGCACAG AGGTAGGCGAGGCTGGGAGCCAGCTATCAGGGGGTCAGCGACAGGCAGTGGCCTTGGCTCGAGCATTGATCCGAAAACCACGTGTACTCATCCTAGACGATGCTACCAGTGCCCTGGATGCAAACAACCAGTTATGG GTGGAGCAGCTCCTCTATCAAAGTCCTGAGCGGTGCTCCAGGTCTGTGCTTCTCATCACCCAATGTCTCAGCTTGGTGGAAAAGGCTGACCACATCCTCTTCCTGGAAGGAGGCACCATCTGCGAGGCAGGAACGCACCAGCAGCTCATGATGAACAGGAAACGCTACTGGACGATGGTGCAGGCTCCTGGTGGGTTAGGTGCTCCAGAATGA
- the PSMB9 gene encoding proteasome subunit beta type-9, with amino-acid sequence MLRAGPPTGDLPRAGEVHTGTTIMAVEFHGGVVVGSDSRVSAGQAVVNRVFDKLSPLHDRIYCALSGSAADAQAVADMAAYQLELHGMELEEPPLVLAAANVVRNISYKYREDLSAHLMVAGWDQREGGQVYGTLDGMLTRQPFAIGGSGSTYIYGYVDAAYKPGMSPEECRRFTTDAITLAMGRDGSSGGVIYLATITAAGVDHRVILGNELPKFYDE; translated from the exons ATGCTGCGGGCGGGACCACCAACGGGGGATTTACCCCGGGCCGGAGAAGTCCACACTGGG aCAACCATTATGGCAGTAGAGTTCCATGGAGGTGTTGTGGTGGGTTCTGATTCTCGGGTGTCTGCAGG ACAGGCCGTGGTGAACCGGGTGTTTGACAAGCTGTCCCCTTTACACGATCGCATCTACTGTGCGCTCTCTGGTTCAGCTGCCGACGCCCAGGCTGTGGCCGACATGGCTGCCTACCAGCTGGAGCTCCATGG GATGGAACTGGAAGAACCTCCGCTTGTTCTCGCTGCTGCAAACGTGGTGAGAAATATCAGCTACAAATACCGGGAGGATCTGTCTGCACATCTCATGGTAGCTGGCTGGGACCAACGCGAAGGTGGCCAG GTATATGGAACCCTGGACGGAATGCTGACTCGACAGCCCTTTGCAATTGGTGGCTCTGGGAGCACCTATATCTATGGTTATGTGGATGCAGCATATAAACCAGGCATGTCTCCTGAGGAGTGCAGGCGCTTCACCACAGATG CTATTACTCTGGCCATGGGCCGGGATGGCTCTAGTGGGGGTGTCATATACCTGGCCACTATTACAGCTGCTGGTGTGGACCATCGAGTGATCCTGGGCAATGAGCTGCCGAAATTCTATGATGAGTGA